The genomic window taaatatttgggggGGTTTAGTGAGGTTCTctgcttatgtgtgtgtgttctggaCGTGGGTAATGGAAGATTCACCTACAACTTAATTTCAAACAGTCAGACAAAGGGTCCAAGTGGGAGGAGAAACAAAGTGAGAAATAAGAGATAAAACTGGACAAGTCAAAAGGCAGTTTTTTAGAATCTCCTCATGGTGAACTTTTCCTCTCTTTTGTCCACTGCTTGGTTTCTGTGATTGAACCTGTCTGAATTTAATCATGAAAACAAGTGAAATAATACATGTTAAATGCCTGTTAGAGTTCTTAGCACAGAGTAGTGACCCAATgaatcagtgattctcaaaaatCCTTATgaaccttctttaaaaaaataaaggccacTTCCTCTCAAAAAATTCTCACatttgtcatcccagcactttgagaggctgagactggaggatgacttaagcccaggagtttgagaccaacctgggtaacatagtgagaccctgtctctacaaaaaaaaaaaaaattaaaaattaactgggcgtggtggtgcacacctggaactacaggtgtagtTGAGTtcaggttgaggcgggaggatggcttgagccccagaggttgaagttgcattgagctgtgattgtgccactgcactccagtgtgggcaacagagcaagaccgtatcttaaaaaaaaaaaaaaattggtggtggggtgggatggccacttttgtgtttttaacctCCATAGAAGATTTGGATGTACAGCCAACTGGGGTCTAAATATTAGTCCTCGTTTCTTCCAAAGCTGCAAGGACCAGTCCTCTATTGTGCTTATGGTAGGAAAATAAAGTTCATGGATTTAGCCAATGGTTCAGTATCAGAGCTATTTGGGCAACTagacgttttctttttttccccttactgTGGTATTGAGAGTTAAAACGCCAGACTTGCTATTGATTTTCTCCCTAGAGTGACTTTGGGTCTGTCACAGGACTTGCTGCTTTCCCAGGTATAAAAGAAAGAACAACTGTATTTTAGAAGGGGCTGGTTAAAACACCAGGAAAGTACTGGTTAAATATGATCTTTGTACCTTAGACTGTGTTCTTATCACAAATCAGCCTGATAAGAGGCAACAGTTTCAAAAAAGTATTGCACTTTTGTTTTTCTAGGTGGAACAGACAAATTCTTCATGTTGTTGGGGTAGGGGCAGTGGAGGGTCAAGTTCATTATCAAACTTTTAGATTGAGGCTTTTCTTGAAGCACTGCGTTTGTCCACATAAAAttgaagggaaaaaggaaggagagattgtctaaatacaaaaaattgaaaatgagagTGGGGGATAAGAAACTTACAGTATTTTGCTTAACTCTGCAATTACAGATGTTCCTCAACTTATGTTAGGGCTATGTCTGGGTAACCACATCTTAAGTTGAGTTCAGTTGAAGAGTATACTGAATGTGTATGGCTTTTGCACTGTTGTAAAGTCAGAATTGCAAGACAAACCATTGTAAATTGAGTACCATCTGTAAACTTTAACACAAGTCAAAACATGGATTTTCTAGgcttcctttacttttttaaagagattatggttattattatttttttttttccgtggCGTTTGAGCCTTGATTCTTTAAACAGAACCTAGTCTCATCCAGGACTGGCTGTCAGTGGAATTCTGGGACTCAGCAGGAATGTGATAAAGCACTTCTTCATTTGCTGATAGTAGTCTTGGGTCAAATTCCGACGACTTATCACACTTGAAGCCTGGGGAAAGGAGGCATGTCCTGGTAATCAGGGTGAACACATTATTCCTGGAAACCTAGTTAGAGTTTGGCAAACACCCAGAAATTCACCTGTGAATTTTTGCTTCCACATAGGACTCAaacaaacctttaaaaaaaaagagagacttgaCATCATTCTGCCATTACCATCAAACATCATGTATTGAATACTTTTAAATGAGTGTATATCTGAACATTAAACTACTACTTTTCACCCGCTCCTCTCTAATAAAGAAGCTAGTTGCTTTTTAACTGGCATTTGGGATGTGGCTACCATAGATTTCTCATGCTTTTTGTTCCACCTTCTGCCAGATTACTTGCCTTCAGAGAAGGGAAAGGCCTTCATTTGATTGTCGTAAGAAATCTGTATGGGAGAGTTATTCTACATTGTCTAGGCAAGTCCTGGTTTAACCACAGCTTGGTTCATAGCCTGGGGTGTCCCCGTGTCTGGAACTGGCTCACTGGTCTGTGGCAACTTCCAAATGTTCGAGTTTCTTAAAAATCTGGCCACGGGGGAAACACACCACTTCTTTTATTAatgttgctgtttttctttttttaaaaaatacccaacTTAACATAAACTGCATATTTCAGAAATCTAAACCTTGGGTCTGAGGCTGTTTGTGTTAAGCAGCCCCCTTGGTTGAGCAATTAGGACCTTCAGTCCCATAGTTGACTGGAGCCCATGGATGGTTGCATTTCTCTCCTTGCAGGTCGCTTTCGTCCTTCCCAAGAGCAGCATTAGAGAGAGAGGCACAGCCTAAATGAATTACAGCATGAGAAGTATATTTCAAGTCCTCTAAGGGCCTTGTCCAGTATGATTGGTTGGTGTCAAATGTTGTCCAGCTCCAAATGGTATTAGGAAGACAGGCATGTCCCAGATGGCTATACATGTCACTGCTGTCTCTTGGTGGCAACAGGAAGACCTtggtaaaataaacaaacaaaacgtCTTACTGAGATCCCTGCTGACCCCCAACAATGACTCGTTTCTTTTTGAACTAAGGCTTCAGTGTGCCCTTCCCAACAAGTCCCTTAATTTCTCCTCCAGAGTTTCCTTTGGTTTCTGATTTACCCAGGATTGACTAAATCAGAAGCCAGTCTTTCGTTCATGTTTTGATGTAGTTTACACAGAAAAAGCCCCAGAAGAGATCTGCTTTAACTCTGGTCTTTTGACTAAATATAGGATTAAAtactattttgtcatttttttaaaaaaacaaaagatgaaataaGAAATGTGTAAAATAAGACACTTTATTTAACAAATGCTCATTTCTCAAGATTATTTTAAGTAAGCAGGGTTGTTCTTTTGGGCTTTTAGATTACAACTGTATCTcatgccagtttttttttttttttttttttaacttggtgtATCTTAACCTTTCCCTTCAGAAACATGAGCAATTCAAATAGAAGACAGGGAAGCATGTTAATGGGTCCAGATAATATAGTTATATTTAATGGAAGGAGGGTTATAATTGAAGATGtctagtaatattttatttaaaaagaatctgacttatttactttttcctcagtgatttatttcttttacttctgtTTAGATTAGTATAAGATACAACCCTCAATccaaaatttaaacatattttaaatcttctttgaaatgcttaattttaatgagaaaaaaatcactgaaaaaaaaattttaaaagccctaAGGACTTGCTAGTTAGGCAGCTGGGTCCTTGACTCTGAAAGCTGTTTGAAAGGAAAGTATACTGGGATTAAATTTTAAGCTGCCGGTTAAGTCTGTAGAATCTATGTTGGGTTTATAATTACAGTGATAGTACATACACTAAGAACATCTTCAAGGAAttctaaaagttaaattttatattttcagaggGCACACTGAGAAATCTGTTTTGACTACTGTTCACCACTACCAAGTGTCTTATTTTATGTGAGCAGAGTACCACACAGTATACCCTACCATAGGCTCACTGACTTCACTGACTGAGTCctgcttttttaaagaaatggctgAAAGTTGTATCTTCATGGGTTGGCAAATGCTCAGCTTGAGAATGATCAGGTGCCCATGCGCATGTCTGATAGAAAACACCTGTCAACATCAAGCCCTGGAACACTGATATTTCCTAAACGTGTCTATGAAGTGACATCTTCTCTTAAGTGTGTTAGGAGTGAGAAAGACCAAAAGTAAATTATCTTCATGGAAGcatgttgttttcatgttttagtAATATGTGAGTTGTTGCAGAATTAAAGTCAGGTAAGAGTGTCGTGAGGACCCCTCCTCTATTACTGGAAGATTTTGATCAGTAACTGGGACCTTGCAAGGGGGGCTTAGTCATAGCATTTCTGTAGGTGCAAACTCCATCAGACTGCAAAAAAGGATAGTAAAGGATCGTTTAGCCCTCTTTCCTGAGAGTAACTGGCCTGTTTCTGTTAGAGTTTAATTTACCCTCAGCAAGGGGCCAAATTGGCCTTAATTGTGTCCTAATTATTTGCTTAAATAGCTAATCTTTCTCCTATCACCTCTTGATATCTGTGAGAGGTTACTTCTGAGCTGCTGCCTAATTTACAAACATCTTTTTTAACTCTTTAAATATTCCTGCATGGACCAGCTTGTTACTGTATTATCCCCATTCCTGCATTCAACATCCTTCATGAATTCTGCTGAGGTCTTCTCAACATAAGGAAAATGTTCTCGTATTATATTTTCACTCAGCAATTATTGGTCTCCTTCAAAGTGTAGCCATTTGTTTGAAAACATGAAAGCAGGTCTGgctaaaaaaaagttaaataccaGTACATTTGGGGAATTTCAAAATTACCATAAGTGAAAAAATTGGCCCTGAAGGACTGAAAAACATTCATTAGAGAAAAATGGAATGGTAAGATTGCCAGTGGATATGGGAGTGGGACATCTAGAAGGTGTCTAGAGTTAGTAATCTCTGACATGTACACGGGGGCATACTCAGAGGATTTCAGTATCTTCTCTGCTGTGGTTCAGTAGCAGGTCCTTGCACATCTTAATCTTACCAAAGAAGGTCATCTTGTCTCATGGAAGTTTTAGGATTCCTGTCAACCTTGAGTATTGTAAGTTAGGGGAAAGTTACTTTGATACGGAAGTGTGGGAGGGAAAAGTTTAGAAAGGGATTCAGAGTAAAGAGACATGATGTTCTAAACTATATTTACAACCAGTCAAAAGCAGAGAAATGAAACCCTTCCAAAGGAAAATCAGATGTATCACTCATTCTATCTGACCTCACACCTTCTACTGGAGTTAACATCATAAAGTGATGGTGCCAAGGCACCATGAAAACTCACGTGAGGCCGAGCCCAGTTGCCCTACTTCAGGATGTCTGCCAGCTTCTCCTCATAGTATAGGAAGTTCTCCTGAACGTCTTCCCAGGGCTGAAAGGCCTTGGATTCACCCTCTTCTTGCTCCACAAAATTCTGCCAGACGTATTCGAAGTCCTGGGGCTTCATGATGCGCAGTTTACAGCCAGCCTCCTTCAGCTTCTTCAGAGCAGCCTGGATCTCCGGCTCCTCCCACATGAAGAGTCGCCCCACCAGAATGAGCAGACGCAGGTTCTTGGTCTTGCTAAGGGTTTTGGTAATGCGGTCAGCGCACGCTGCACAGGGGCTGGAGGACACATACCAGGTGACATTGTACCGCAGGGCTGGGTCAAAGGCTGGCAGGATGGTGTTGAAGAAAGCTTCCTCTGCATGGGCAGCCGCATGTTCATCCTCTAGGTATCCCCGAGATGCCTGCACTTGGCCCCCCTTGCCCTGTGCTTCAACCACATAGCAGAGGAAGGTCTTGTTCCTCCCGGAACTGTACTCCACATTCCGGAACTGGAATTTAAAGAAGTTGGCAGGCAGCCGTTCTCTGTAGGTCAAGGAGACAAAAGGACAGGAAAGAATAATAAGTTCTTGTTTCTAGAACCAGCCTAGAGTAGGTAGCTCTTCCAGATCAGTATTTCAGATATGCATTCACTCTTACTAGAAATAGGTCTTGCCTGTGGTAACAtgagtgaccaaaaaaaaaaaaaaaagtattaaaaaatccaaaaggGTCTCTCTGAAGGAGAGGAGAATTTGGATTGAGGTGTGCATTCTGGTCACCCTACTAGGAAGAGTCTCCAAACATTGTCTCCACCATCTCTCTTCCAGCACAACACACCCCTACATTTCTAAATTATTGAATCTTTAACCTGCCTATACCTTAGAATCACCTAGAAGACTAAGAATGTTAATGCCTGGGCCTCATGccaaaccaattaaatcagaacatGTGGAGAGTTGGTCCaagcatcagtatttttaaaaagctctttgGATGATTTCAATAAGTGGCCAGGTAAGTAGCAAGCATATAAAATTTCtcaagacagagcaagacaaagaTTTTGCAGGCATTTTAtgcttgcttttctcttccttgtaACTCATGTAAATTGCATCTTGGTGTGAAATGGCCTAAAACTTGCAATACCATGCTCTCCTAGTGACTACTTCTCAAGTCTGTGTTAACTTTCAGGTAAAGGGATTGTCACATGGTAAGTGTCCAAGAAATTTTGTCTGTGAGGCCAGACTACTCAAGGGTATCTTGGGATAATTAAGCCTGTATTTAGTATTGAGTCACTTCAAAATCTTAAAGGACTTGGTGTCTGCCCTCCAGATGCTTATAATTTAGCAGCTAGATTGCAGCTGGACAGAGAAGATGTCAATGAAACAGCTGAGAACATTACAAGACTGCTAAAATTGGATAGGTACAGTAGGGGAAGTATTATGAAGGTTCTCGAAAGTATAGCCTTGATTCAGGAGGCAGTAGAGAATTGTTACAGGTTcttgagaagaaaaacaataaaagtgaTGTCCATGCAAGATTACTTTGGTGGCAATAGGCATATGG from Macaca fascicularis isolate 582-1 chromosome 4, T2T-MFA8v1.1 includes these protein-coding regions:
- the APOBEC2 gene encoding C->U-editing enzyme APOBEC-2, with the protein product MAQKEEAAAAAEAASQNGEDLENLDDPEKLKELIELPPFEIVTGERLPANFFKFQFRNVEYSSGRNKTFLCYVVEAQGKGGQVQASRGYLEDEHAAAHAEEAFFNTILPAFDPALRYNVTWYVSSSPCAACADRITKTLSKTKNLRLLILVGRLFMWEEPEIQAALKKLKEAGCKLRIMKPQDFEYVWQNFVEQEEGESKAFQPWEDVQENFLYYEEKLADILK